One genomic window of Salvia splendens isolate huo1 unplaced genomic scaffold, SspV2 ctg527, whole genome shotgun sequence includes the following:
- the LOC121790478 gene encoding probable small nuclear ribonucleoprotein F produces MATVPVNPKPFLNNLTGKPVMVKLKWGMEYKGFLVSVDSYMNLQLANAEEYIDGQCTGSLGEILIRCNNVLYLRGVPEDEEIEDADRD; encoded by the exons ACCGTGCCAGTTAACCCCAAGCCTTTCTTGAACAATTTGACTGGGAAGCCTGTCATGGTCAAACTCAAATGGGGAATGGAATACAAAG GTTTCCTCGTCTCTGTGGATTCATACATGAACTTGCAG CTTGCGAATGCTGAGGAATACATTGATGGGCAGTGCACTGGAAGCCTTGGAGAAATCTTGATCAG ATGCAATAATGTTCTGTATCTCCGCGGTGTGCCTGAGGATGAAGAGATCGAAGATGCTGACCGTGATTAG